The following are encoded together in the Candidatus Nomurabacteria bacterium genome:
- a CDS encoding tyrosine-type recombinase/integrase, with protein sequence MAEVQNQTFRDLHKGFVDELTEKGRSESTVIAYAKDIEQLLNFLSSKGTTGIDSITIDDLESFKTDLQENNYTPKSVSRKINSTRTFYKYLLESGKINDNPAEKLAHPKFDVKPPRVLSEMEYRALRDVSRVDVRLYSIVELLLQTGIRIGELANLSLEDVKESKSGIRYIYIKNQGSHPSRKVPLNNSAYQAIQDYLKVRPESDDDTLFITKNGRPLLVRNIRTAIDKAFEKSGIKNAKVNDLRNTFIAHHLANGVSLVTVSKLVGHKRLSTTEKYLNLIRAEKEDQEKNLKEL encoded by the coding sequence AAAACCAGACATTTCGAGATCTCCATAAAGGGTTTGTAGACGAGTTAACTGAAAAAGGTCGCTCAGAGTCGACCGTTATAGCCTACGCCAAGGATATCGAACAGTTATTAAATTTTCTAAGTTCTAAAGGTACGACAGGCATCGACAGTATTACTATAGATGACCTTGAATCCTTTAAAACGGATCTTCAAGAAAACAACTACACTCCAAAAAGTGTTTCTAGAAAGATCAATAGTACTCGTACTTTCTACAAGTACTTGTTGGAGAGTGGAAAGATCAATGATAATCCCGCTGAAAAGCTCGCACACCCAAAATTTGATGTAAAGCCTCCTAGAGTTCTTTCTGAGATGGAGTACAGGGCGTTGAGAGATGTAAGTCGGGTTGATGTCCGATTATATTCCATAGTTGAGCTTCTACTACAAACAGGCATCCGGATCGGTGAGCTTGCAAACCTGAGCCTGGAAGATGTCAAGGAATCGAAATCAGGCATCAGATACATATACATCAAGAATCAAGGAAGCCACCCTTCCAGGAAGGTTCCTTTAAACAATTCAGCATATCAAGCTATCCAAGACTACCTTAAAGTACGACCTGAATCCGACGATGACACACTCTTTATCACAAAAAACGGTCGACCTCTTCTTGTCAGAAATATCCGAACTGCGATAGATAAAGCTTTTGAGAAATCAGGGATCAAAAATGCAAAAGTAAATGACCTAAGAAATACCTTTATAGCTCATCACCTTGCAAATGGAGTAAGCTTGGTAACAGTATCAAAACTTGTTGGACACAAGAGATTATCTACCACAGAAAAATATCTAAACCTGATCCGTGCTGAAAAAGAAGATCAGGAAAAGAACCTCAAAGAACTTTGA
- a CDS encoding HD domain-containing protein, translated as MADDINSYWFPHPDILRLAYQRNRSRFHGIDHVLRVWIYAMYIGRSYYADKIDLDVLSAASLFHDIGRRNDLKDPKHGIRSATWVNEILPALAPELLDSQIEMIKVLCRLHNLPDSDLSSLELRILKDADALDRYRLPTGKIKADYIRLPETHELIEFAKEFHADWRSIRQEEKDPFNIMIITLRDSDRLSNLLPSQVKSRTEVQITRRYLNRYLNNVESTLTDLDSSSKNLIHRLNKGTLRFKDLRTIKRRLELLVEQTKDSPSPVLHELFVQAARTSISQNMRLGLTDQTIHFALKGLYRKLYDNVSKEPRCEFEIPNSDLYQLISVEAMIPHRHVQRAVVEHLAYCREFQKLIMLLAFTDLQSKRLFLESFGRRYRLYQRLRFSFPEDQVSWQKWLWVVAVERWIRSAVRLLDDGDTDRAKHMLDYILKFIEQILEKIELTLPQLTEIISYLNDLAEIDEKHDELDLEVCRCSRLWQQDFGTLGGMNEFPGALVNQNLDIFNLYDGNSLNSSRHLIELERYLLRCSKRGEKIDLVVRNYLLPSHMNLELKYSISQEILSELKDTKIKDLVLKHTATSLQEKNIHDIALIMRKENSEQNLRRVLEPSKYRALVKTKKNYKIMSYISDLSILEGIIKNGSTILSMWNILSYKDRSFIIKHSYGTNYNRRTKYRGVLQRHMLIRRPNILNDHVYYGALQNLDDIFADPGILGHIPSPTDLFTSYRYGSVVLVFKDEIVERTLFVLLDSFWEHRSYPMAYEEAKYLYEKLRDNPIRTSLETNPVSIINSYVEANILKGVSLADVEMVLLPVKDLKRKHRIIQMVNAQYPDIEFRGI; from the coding sequence ATGGCAGATGATATCAACAGCTATTGGTTCCCTCACCCAGATATTCTCAGATTAGCTTATCAGCGAAACAGAAGTCGCTTTCACGGAATAGATCACGTCCTCAGAGTATGGATATATGCGATGTACATCGGGCGTTCATATTACGCTGATAAAATTGACCTTGATGTACTTAGCGCTGCTTCACTTTTTCATGATATCGGCAGAAGGAACGACCTAAAGGATCCAAAACATGGGATCAGATCTGCAACTTGGGTCAACGAGATATTGCCAGCACTAGCACCTGAACTGCTAGATAGCCAGATCGAGATGATCAAGGTATTATGCAGACTCCACAACCTTCCTGACAGTGATCTATCCTCCTTAGAATTAAGGATACTTAAGGATGCAGATGCACTAGATCGCTATCGCTTACCTACAGGGAAGATAAAAGCGGATTATATTCGTCTTCCTGAAACCCATGAACTGATCGAATTCGCAAAAGAATTCCATGCTGACTGGCGTTCTATACGTCAAGAGGAAAAGGACCCCTTCAACATCATGATCATTACCTTGAGAGATTCTGATCGCTTATCTAACCTACTTCCAAGCCAGGTCAAAAGTAGAACCGAAGTACAAATTACCCGGAGATACCTGAATAGATACCTTAATAATGTCGAATCAACACTTACAGATCTGGATTCATCAAGCAAGAACCTAATCCATAGATTGAACAAGGGAACTCTGCGATTTAAAGATCTAAGGACAATAAAACGGAGGCTCGAACTATTGGTAGAACAGACTAAAGATTCTCCATCACCAGTACTTCATGAACTCTTTGTGCAAGCCGCTCGAACTTCGATCTCTCAAAATATGCGACTTGGTTTGACTGACCAGACGATCCACTTTGCACTCAAAGGTTTATACCGAAAATTATATGACAACGTCTCAAAAGAACCGCGCTGTGAATTTGAGATCCCAAATAGTGACCTATATCAGCTTATCTCAGTAGAGGCCATGATCCCACACAGACATGTCCAGAGGGCTGTTGTAGAGCACCTTGCTTACTGTAGGGAATTCCAAAAATTGATAATGTTACTGGCTTTTACCGATCTTCAAAGTAAGCGGTTGTTCCTGGAAAGTTTTGGGCGAAGATATCGACTTTACCAACGCCTACGATTCTCATTCCCAGAGGACCAGGTGTCTTGGCAGAAGTGGCTTTGGGTCGTTGCGGTGGAACGATGGATCAGAAGTGCTGTCAGGTTACTTGATGATGGAGATACCGACAGAGCCAAGCATATGCTTGATTATATTCTGAAATTCATCGAACAGATCCTTGAAAAGATCGAGCTAACACTTCCTCAACTCACTGAGATAATTTCATATCTGAACGATCTCGCCGAGATAGATGAAAAACATGACGAACTAGATCTAGAGGTGTGTCGGTGTTCGAGATTGTGGCAACAAGATTTTGGTACCCTAGGGGGTATGAATGAGTTTCCTGGTGCACTCGTAAACCAAAATCTCGATATATTCAATCTGTATGATGGAAATTCGCTGAATTCTAGTAGGCATCTTATCGAACTTGAGAGATACCTGCTCAGGTGTTCAAAGCGTGGGGAAAAGATAGATCTAGTAGTACGTAACTACCTTCTACCATCTCACATGAATCTTGAGCTGAAGTATTCGATATCACAAGAAATCCTTAGTGAATTAAAAGATACCAAGATAAAAGACCTTGTACTTAAGCATACTGCCACATCTCTACAAGAAAAAAATATCCATGATATCGCTCTGATCATGCGAAAAGAGAATTCGGAACAGAACCTCAGGCGAGTACTTGAACCCTCAAAATACCGTGCTCTGGTAAAGACCAAAAAGAATTATAAGATCATGTCATACATTTCTGATCTATCGATCCTCGAAGGGATAATTAAAAATGGCTCTACAATCCTCTCCATGTGGAATATACTCTCATACAAAGACCGTTCTTTCATTATCAAGCATAGCTATGGTACAAACTACAATCGACGAACGAAATATCGAGGAGTACTCCAAAGACATATGCTCATTAGAAGACCCAACATCTTAAACGACCATGTATATTATGGGGCACTTCAAAACCTAGATGATATTTTTGCAGACCCTGGTATATTAGGACACATACCCTCCCCTACAGATCTTTTCACTTCTTATAGGTATGGCAGTGTTGTACTAGTTTTCAAAGATGAAATCGTAGAGAGGACACTGTTCGTATTATTAGACTCATTCTGGGAACACCGAAGTTATCCTATGGCATACGAAGAGGCAAAGTATCTGTATGAAAAATTGCGTGACAATCCTATTAGAACCTCATTAGAAACTAACCCTGTGAGTATTATCAACTCATATGTCGAAGCAAATATCCTAAAGGGTGTTTCGTTAGCAGATGTTGAAATGGTTCTCCTTCCAGTAAAAGATCTTAAGAGAAAGCATAGGATCATCCAGATGGTAAATGCCCAATACCCTGATATCGAATTCCGAGGTATATGA
- a CDS encoding fibronectin type III domain-containing protein produces the protein MKKLTSFSTIFLVILLVPFLYFFVRDTVQVEGADNVGGCTPHSLEIVPSRFSVMVNWKTADECTGYVRYSLTVQDKNGTIASSDGGFLPSTDHSVVIKDLKPQTIYYVSIISDEIRYGEDGNPIKLRPANL, from the coding sequence GTGAAGAAGTTGACCAGCTTTAGTACAATTTTCCTTGTGATCCTTCTGGTTCCGTTCCTTTATTTCTTTGTCAGGGATACGGTTCAGGTAGAAGGTGCAGATAATGTGGGGGGTTGTACGCCTCATTCACTAGAGATAGTTCCGTCAAGGTTTTCTGTGATGGTGAATTGGAAGACAGCTGATGAATGTACAGGGTATGTTAGATATTCATTAACTGTACAGGATAAGAATGGCACGATTGCGAGTAGTGATGGCGGTTTTCTGCCATCAACCGATCATAGTGTAGTGATAAAGGATTTGAAGCCACAAACGATCTATTATGTTTCTATCATTTCAGATGAGATCAGGTATGGGGAGGATGGGAATCCGATAAAGCTCCGTCCCGCTAACTTATAG
- the rpsT gene encoding 30S ribosomal protein S20, translating into MFDHTATVYKKIQSLYNLPEFSYIFDLMPNLQASIKDLRQSKKRTANNNRIRRRLKDSVKSYKKAIESGDAKTAEENLPRAQKMLDKAAKRGIIKKGTASRKKSLLSKKLNDLTAPDVKVTK; encoded by the coding sequence ATGTTCGATCACACCGCAACGGTTTACAAAAAAATCCAATCCCTATATAATCTCCCAGAATTTAGCTATATTTTCGATCTTATGCCAAATCTACAAGCCTCGATCAAAGATCTGAGACAAAGTAAAAAGAGAACAGCCAACAACAACAGGATTCGCAGGAGACTAAAGGATTCTGTAAAGAGCTACAAGAAGGCGATCGAGTCAGGTGACGCAAAGACTGCAGAAGAGAATCTTCCTAGAGCACAAAAAATGCTAGACAAAGCAGCCAAGCGTGGTATCATTAAGAAAGGCACAGCATCAAGGAAAAAATCGTTGCTGAGCAAAAAACTTAACGACCTGACTGCCCCCGATGTCAAAGTTACTAAATAG